The DNA window CGCGGTGGACGTGGCGCGCCCCCCGGGTGGCGATCGTCTGCTGGCAGGCGGTCGGCCTGGCGCTCGGGCTCTCCGCGATGGGCCTGCCGATGGCGGTGGGTCTCGCCGCCTACGACCGGCCGACCGGGGGCGCCCTGCTGGCGCTCGCCGACGACCTGGTCCACGGCACGCTGCCGCCGGGCGTGGGCGCGGCGCACCTCGGCCTGGTCGGGGTGGGCTTCGGCATCGGCGCGGTGCTGCTCACCACGACCGTGCGCGCGGTGCACGGCGCGGTCCGCGCCCAGCGCCGGCACCGGGAGCTGCTGAGCCTGGTCGCCCGGCGCGACCCGACGGTGCCGGGCGCGCTGGTGCTCGACCACCCGAGCGCGGCGGCATACTGCCTGCCCGGGGTGCGGCCCCGGGTGGTGGTGAGCGCCGGCACTGTCGACCTGCTGGATCCGGCGGAGCTGGCCGCGGTGCTCACCCACGAGCGGGCGCACGCCCAGGAGCGGCACGATCTGGTGCTGCTGCCGTTCACCGCGCTGTGCCGGGCGCTGCCCTGGTTCGGCTGGGTGCGCGAGGCGCACGCCCGGGTGGCGCT is part of the Micromonospora sp. WMMD980 genome and encodes:
- a CDS encoding M56 family metallopeptidase, coding for MAYAVHFAATVLACWLTAQVLAAARWTWRAPRVAIVCWQAVGLALGLSAMGLPMAVGLAAYDRPTGGALLALADDLVHGTLPPGVGAAHLGLVGVGFGIGAVLLTTTVRAVHGAVRAQRRHRELLSLVARRDPTVPGALVLDHPSAAAYCLPGVRPRVVVSAGTVDLLDPAELAAVLTHERAHAQERHDLVLLPFTALCRALPWFGWVREAHARVALLVEMRADDKARELHADAPLAGALRRFAAAGHRVTPAGTLGIGDQDLDVRVQRLLVADRPPRLLGATALAVAGTLVALPISLFLS